From the Fulvia fulva chromosome 2, complete sequence genome, one window contains:
- a CDS encoding TPR repeat-containing protein has product MSDTLLTYLRASLPAEVARLAGTHLKHLEEGEYKTLLESEEARILLGQENDTELSSITPEDFKSWNDFVFHRLGAFCGNRTQPERQVILFCIGYAALLAFVQANVTGPPLEFQPSALVLPQTDGSGHDSRQKVRQQLLSSLTVDGIAPYKLTPHIELLCLADAVMTCPAVLKNVKAARWAKIRVAFLQQRLLSEVSSTLQNVIYDDIELLLEDFKTYSGDRANLEAEFLLERATIHTHHSLDKFARADLDQAKNDRKFEFALTGLMGKRTKFQQKDTSQLLVLAKSHLDTESATTAGAQSQTTAENGNEESTRPANLDLNDDTLLESISFTEKPSEAPLAEFKDREDLPPSLRELDPSDQPQLQPLDSIILLSLASSIKNTSPEDGLTREETLPYATRVLEGGSSNWQVYTQALLVRSRIEGYRSRTVERGLLQLQTLVDQVIADTATEGSSGEEGTEVSAPKTTSFLPKAKESESAPVAERIRYIFQLATPTRWELEAELATRWVQLGGLRSALEIYERLEMWAEAALCHAATEREDKAKRIVGRQLFYATNEGPDTPASEISDEEEWTGPAREPPPLDAPRLYCILGDIDQSIEMYEKAWEVSNERYARAQRSIGRHFIQAGNMVRAAEAYSRSLKVNQLNQQSWFALGCALLELAQFSKAVEAFSRCVQLDETDAESWSNLAAALLHTDPEDEAHPTESVKLDDEDEAVTSTTTAAERAQNIRIEALKALKRAASLKHDSFRIWENVLIVAASIRPEPDWTSILSAQKRIIDIRGPADGEKCIDIEIMTKLVNHIIATSDTYDPSQPGLTRMVVKFVDETVVPLITSSAELWHIVGKLALWRNKPSTALDAEEKAWRAVTSQPGWESDSEAKWNNVVDATVRLVDAYESLGQRERTEGMAAGSGELVAKDWKFKARTAIRGILGKGKDAWEDGTGWEKLKESMEGLRGCSLALHAGPI; this is encoded by the coding sequence ATGTCGGACACGCTATTGACGTATCTACGCGCCAGTTTGCCCGCCGAAGTCGCCCGGCTAGCGGGAACACATCTGAAGCACCTCGAAGAAGGCGAGTACAAGACATTACTGGAATCTGAAGAAGCTCGTATATTGCTTGGCCAGGAGAATGACACAGAATTGTCGTCTATCACACCGGAAGACTTCAAAAGCTGGAACGATTTTGTATTCCATCGCCTGGGGGCCTTCTGTGGAAACAGGACACAGCCAGAAAGACAGGTCATTCTCTTCTGCATAGGATATGCTGCATTACTAGCCTTCGTGCAGGCGAACGTGACTGGACCACCTCTGGAGTTCCAGCCATCCGCGCTTGTATTGCCCCAGACCGATGGCTCTGGTCACGACAGTAGGCAAAAAGTAAGGCAACAACTGTTATCCAGTCTCACAGTAGACGGCATTGCTCCTTACAAATTGACGCCGCACATCGAGCTTCTCTGTCTTGCTGATGCGGTCATGACATGTCCAGCAGTACTGAAGAATGTCAAAGCAGCGAGATGGGCGAAGATCAGAGTCGCCTTCCTGCAGCAAAGACTGTTGTCGGAAGTTTCCTCGACCCTGCAGAATGTCATATACGACGACATTGAGCTTCTCCTCGAGGACTTCAAAACGTACAGTGGCGATCGAGCAAACCTTGAAGCAGAATTTCTGCTCGAGCGGGCAACGATCCATACACATCACAGCCTGGACAAGTTTGCACGAGCTGACCTTGATCAAGCCAAGAACGATCGCAAGTTTGAGTTCGCCCTTACTGGTTTGATGGGAAAGCGGACGAAGTTTCAACAGAAAGACACAAGCCAGCTTCTTGTGCTCGCGAAGAGCCATCTTGACACAGAGTCTGCCACGACCGCCGGCGCACAGTCACAAACGACAGCTGAGAACGGTAACGAGGAGAGCACGAGACCTGCCAACCTGGATCTCAACGATGATACTTTGCTGGAATCCATCTCTTTCACAGAAAAGCCGTCCGAGGCGCCACTTGCCGAGTTCAAAGATCGCGAAGACTTGCCGCCCTCGTTGAGAGAGCTAGATCCATCGGACCAGCCTCAGCTACAACCACTAGATTCCATCATATTACTGTCACTTGCATCCTCCATCAAGAACACGTCGCCTGAGGATGGCTTGACTAGGGAGGAGACTTTGCCATACGCAACTCGCGTTCTGGAAGGAGGCAGTTCCAACTGGCAAGTCTATACACAAGCGCTGTTGGTACGAAGCAGGATTGAAGGGTACAGGTCGCGGACAGTTGAGCGTGGGCTGCTTCAATTGCAGACACTAGTCGACCAAGTAATCGCCGATACCGCCACTGAAGGTTCATCAGGGGAGGAGGGTACCGAAGTGTCTGCGCCGAAAACGACATCTTTCCTACCCAAGGCAAAGGAGTCAGAGAGTGCCCCTGTTGCCGAGCGCATCAGGTACATATTTCAGCTTGCAACACCCACTAGGTGGGAGCTCGAGGCAGAGCTTGCGACTCGTTGGGTACAGCTAGGGGGATTGAGATCTGCTCTGGAGATCTATGAGAGACTCGAGATGTGGGCAGAGGCCGCTTTGTGTCACGCAGCAACGGAGCGTGAAGATAAAGCCAAGCGTATCGTGGGACGGCAGCTCTTCTATGCCACCAATGAAGGTCCGGACACACCAGCAAGTGAGATCAGTGACGAGGAGGAGTGGACAGGACCTGCTCGTGAACCGCCACCGCTCGACGCGCCACGGCTATATTGCATTTTGGGCGACATCGATCAGTCAATTGAGATGTACGAGAAGGCATGGGAAGTGTCGAACGAACGTTATGCCCGCGCACAGCGTTCCATCGGACGGCACTTCATCCAAGCCGGCAATATGGTCCGCGCAGCAGAAGCTTACAGCCGGAGTCTGAAGGTCAACCAGCTGAATCAACAGAGTTGGTTTGCACTAGGCTGCGCTCTTCTGGAACTCGCACAGTTCTCCAAAGCAGTCGAGGCCTTCTCCCGTTGCGTACAACTCGACGAGACGGACGCCGAATCATGGTCAAATCTTGCCGCTGCCCTCCTCCACACCGACCCAGAGGATGAAGCACATCCTACCGAGTCAGTCAAGCTGGATGACGAGGATGAAGCGGTCACGTCAACAACGACCGCCGCAGAACGCGCACAAAACATCCGGATCGAGGCTCTGAAAGCCCTCAAACGTGCCGCCTCCCTCAAACACGACTCGTTCCGTATCTGGGAGAACGTCCTCATCGTGGCTGCCTCCATCCGGCCGGAACCCGATTGGACTTCCATCCTCTCAGCACAAAAGCGCATCATCGATATTCGCGGACCTGCCGACGGCGAGAAATGCATTGACATTGAGATCATGACGAAGCTCGTAAACCACATCATTGCCACAAGCGATACATACGACCCCTCTCAACCAGGTCTCACCCGTATGGTGGTCAAGTTCGTCGATGAGACCGTGGTGCCCCTGATCACAAGTTCCGCCGAACTCTGGCATATTGTCGGCAAACTTGCATTGTGGCGAAACAAGCCGTCAACAGCTCTCGATGCGGAGGAGAAAGCTTGGAGGGCGGTAACGAGTCAGCCGGGTTGGGAGAGTGATAGCGAGGCGAAGTGGAACAATGTCGTGGATGCCACTGTGAGACTGGTCGATGCGTATGAGAGTCTGGGTCAGAGGGAGAGGACGGAGGGCATGGCTGCAGGATCTGGAGAGTTAGTGGCGAAGGATTGGAAGTTCAAAGCTAGGACTGCCATAAGGGGTATTCTTGGAAAGGGAAAGGATGCTTGGGAGGATGGCACTGGCTGGGAGAAGTTGAAGGAGAGTATGGAGGGGTTGAGGGGTTGCAGTCTGGCTCTGCATGCCGGTCCAATATGA
- a CDS encoding Mediator of RNA polymerase II transcription subunit 21, protein MSGPADSLTQLQDCMDTMLTMMYANLKYIQDKAPYSEIERQPSQAPQSAITNGETATNGDGAAAAQNGNNEAGTPVPEAPDKFKHELEDRAKDLVLQQKAMEYIIERLPGLGNSEAEQEKRMRELESELRQVEEERARKEVEKEAMVDLLGEAIGNVKRIP, encoded by the exons ATGTCTGGCCCAGCAGATAGCCTCACGCAGCTCCAAGACTGCATGGACACG ATGCTGACCATGATGTACGCCAACTTGAAGTACATTCAGGACAAAGCGCCGTACAGCGAGATCGAGCGTCAGCCTAGCCAGGCACCACAGAGCGCGATCACCAACGGCGAGACTGCTACCAATGGCGATGGTGCGGCGGCGGCACAGAACGGCAACAATGAGGCAGGCACGCCAGTTCCCGAGGCGCCAGACAAATTCAAGCACGAGCTGGAAGACCGAGCCAAGGATCTAGTCCTGCAGCAGAAGGCCATGGAGTACATAATTGAGAGGCTGCCTGGATTGGGAAACAGCGAGGCTGAGCAAGAGAAACGGATGCGGGAGCTGGAGTCAGAGCTACGTCAAGTTGAAGAAGAGCGCGCGCGGAAAGAGGTTGAGAAAGAGGCTATGGTGGACCTTTTGGGAGAAGCCATCGGTAACGTAAAGAGAATACCGTGA
- a CDS encoding Hercynylcysteine sulfoxide lyase gives MEHTNFSDDPFEAIDAIERIECGRDAAKHFGFAKDYVNLNHGSFGTYPLEIKAVLRHFQDQHEERPDWFIRYEYPRLNDEARTAIAKCLHAPVEGVVFVPNASTGVNTVLRNLVYQPGDVIIYLATIYGSCHKTIEYITETTPAESRKVEYTYPTSDADLCSKFEATVQAIKSAGKNPRLAVFDTIVSMPGVRMPFEDLTRLCKSHGVLSMIDAAHSVGHIPLDLTELDPDFFVSNCHKWLHVPRACAVFYVPERNHRLMRSSLPTSHGFVPLDDGGLVSPLPPSAKSEFVNNFEFVGTLDSSPYLCVPAALKWRSKVTWKEWKGEEAIFAYCQELAREGGEKVSSSLATEVMDNAERSLTKCSFANVELPLSYSEMSGGDYGTAVKVAQWISKVLVDEHNTFLAILIHNGKFWIRLSAQIYLTIDDFDWCGQPLQKVCDRARKGEWKEKSKS, from the exons ATGGAACATACCAATTTCTCAGATGACCCCTTTGAAGCAATCGACGCCATTGAGCGCATCGAATGTGGCAGAGATGCAGCGAAGCACTTCGGGTTTGCCAAGGACTACGTCAACCTCAATCACG GGTCATTCGGGACGTATCCACTGGAGATCAAAGCCGTCCTACGCCACTTCCAAGATCAACACGAAGAGCGCCCGGACTGGTTCATCCGCTATGAATATCCCCGACTCAATGACGAAGCGCGCACAGCCATTGCTAAATGCCTTCACGCACCCGTCGAAGGAGTTGTCTTCGTTCCCAACGCTAGTACCGGCGTGAACACGGTCCTCCGAAATCTAGTCTACCAGCCCGGAGACGTGATCATCTACCTCGCAACAATCTATGGCAGCTGCCACAAGACCATCGAATACATCACCGAGACTACCCCCGCCGAAAGCCGAAAAGTCGAATACACATACCCAACCTCCGACGCAGACCTCTGCTCCAAGTTTGAGGCCACAGTCCAAGCAATCAAATCAGCAGGCAAGAACCCTCGCCTAGCAGTCTTCGACACCATCGTCTCCATGCCCGGCGTCCGCATGCCCTTCGAAGACCTCACGCGCCTCTGCAAATCTCACGGCGTCTTGAGCATGATCGATGCGGCCCATAGCGTAGGTCACATCCCCCTGGACCTTACAGAGCTGGACCCGGACTTCTTCGTAAGCAATTGCCACAAATGGCTTCACGTCCCGCGAGCGTGTGCGGTCTTTTACGTCCCCGAGCGGAACCATCGCTTGATGCGCTCGAGTTTGCCGACGAGTCATGGGTTCGTGCCGCTAGACGATGGGGGTCTAGTCAGTCCGCTGCCGCCAAGTGCGAAGAGCGAGTTTGTGAACAATTTCGAGTTTGTGGGAACGCTGGACAGTTCGCCGTATCTTTGCGTGCCTGCGGCGTTGAAGTGGAGGAGTAAGGTTACGTGGAAGGAGTGGAAAGGCGAGGAGGCGATCTTCGCGTACTGTCAGGAGCTGGCAAGGGAGGGTGGTGAGAAGGTGTCGAGTAGCCTGGCGACGGAGGTTATGGATAACGCTGAGCGCAGTCTTACGAAGTGCAGTTTTGCGAATGTGGAACTGCCGCTGTCGTATTCCGAGATGAGCGGCGGTGACTATGGTACGGCGGTCAAGGTTGCACA GTGGATCTCGAAAGTGCTCGTGGACGAACACAATACTTTCCTCGCCATCCTCATTCACAATGGCAAGTTCTGGATCAGATTGAGTGCGCAGATCTATCTGACCATCGACGACTTTGACTGGTGTGGGCAACCGCTGCAAAAGGTATGCGATAGGGCGAGGAAGGGGGAGTGGAAGGAGAAATCCAAGTCGTAG